One genomic region from Marmota flaviventris isolate mMarFla1 chromosome 6, mMarFla1.hap1, whole genome shotgun sequence encodes:
- the LOC114084626 gene encoding olfactory receptor 2B6-like: protein MWINNQSFLDDFILLGFSDRPWLETPLFIIFLVAYIFSLFGNISIILVSRLDPQLDSPMYFFVSNLSLLDLCYTTSTIPQMLVNLWGPEKTISYGGCIAQLYIFLALSSTECILLAIMAFDRYAAICKPLHYPIIMNQRRCTHMAAGTWISGFANSLVQSTLTVVAPRCGQRVVDHFFCEVPSLLKLACTDTSVNDAELNVLGALLLLVPLTLILGTYVFIARSVMKIRSAESRWKAFNTCASHLLVVSMFYFTAISMYVQPPSSYSRDRGKIMALFYGIVTPTLNPFIYTLRNKDVKAALRRALTKEFWVKKRGSLEKKNT from the coding sequence ATGTGGATCAATAATCAGAGCTTCCTAGATGATTTCATCTTATTGGGATTTTCAGACCGACCCTGGCTAGAGACACCACTCTTCATAATCTTTCTGGTGGCCTACATCTTTTCTCTATTTGGAAATATCTCCATTATCCTAGTTTCCCGCCTAGATCCCCAGCTCGACAGTCCCATGTACTTTTTTGTCTCAAATCTGTCACTTCTGGATCTCTGCTATACCACCAGCACCATCCCACAGATGCTAGTCAACCTTTGGGGACCAGAGAAGACCATTAGCTATGGGGGTTGTATTGCCCAACTCTATATTTTTTTGGCCTTGAGTTCCACCGAATGCATTCTTCTGGCCATAATGGCCTTCGATCGTTATGCTGCCATTTGCAAGCCCCTTCACTATCCAATCATCATGAATCAGAGACGATGTACCCATATGGCTGCTGGGACCTGGATCAGTGGTTTTGCTAACTCCCTTGTACAATCTACACTCACAGTGGTGGCCCCAAGATGTGGACAGAGGGTGGTGgaccatttcttctgtgaagttcctTCCCTTCTGAAACTAGCCTGTACTGATACTAGTGTGAATGACGCTGAGCTCAATGTTCTAGGGGCTTTGCTACTCCTGGTACCACTCACCCTTATCCTGGGCACTTATGTGTTCATTGCTCGGTCAGTGATGAAAATCCGCTCTGCTGAAAGTCGTTGGAAGGCCTTTAATACCTGTGCTTCACATTTGCTTGTGGTATCCATGTTCTATTTTACAGCCATCAGCATGTATGTCCAGCCTCCCTCTAGTTACTCTCGGGACAGGGGTAAGATCATGGCTCTCTTCTATGGTATTGTCACACCCACCCTCAACCCTTTTATCTATACATTGAGGAACAAGGATGTGAAAGCTGCCCTAAGAAGAGCATTGACTAAGGAGTTTTGGGTCAAGAAAAGAggatctctggaaaaaaaaaatacctaa